A single genomic interval of Solimonas sp. K1W22B-7 harbors:
- a CDS encoding OmpA family protein has protein sequence MGEVNEAEWSVTTMKKSGVSVKAVLLAVLLAVLLAGCSAPRLVPDAAGVSFPAREASYRSEGVVVSLETARLLQPGLSKDQVRQILGNPHFTEGLLQVRDWNYILKLPAADGGWVECQFQLRFDERNKVAAVHWQTAACASAAAVPASTAAKAVPLPATQADGVGTWSEEGLVFPFGRSAVGDLSAADRARLEALAARVGQRPGSVKRIVVVGHADRIGSAQRKRGRSLDRAQAVAGIFIATGIPPGLIEIVGRADSEPHVDCSPEPPLAAQMACLAPDRRVSVIVYMSAS, from the coding sequence GTGGGTGAAGTCAACGAAGCCGAGTGGAGCGTCACGACCATGAAGAAGAGCGGAGTTTCCGTTAAGGCCGTGCTGCTGGCCGTGCTGCTGGCCGTCCTGCTGGCCGGCTGCAGTGCGCCGCGGCTGGTGCCCGATGCGGCCGGCGTGTCCTTTCCGGCGCGGGAGGCGTCCTATCGCAGCGAGGGTGTCGTGGTTTCCCTGGAGACCGCCAGGCTGTTGCAGCCAGGGCTGAGCAAGGACCAGGTCCGGCAGATCCTGGGTAACCCCCACTTCACGGAAGGCCTGCTGCAGGTACGGGACTGGAACTACATCCTCAAGCTTCCCGCAGCGGACGGCGGATGGGTCGAGTGCCAGTTCCAGCTGCGGTTCGACGAGCGGAACAAGGTGGCGGCGGTGCACTGGCAGACGGCGGCCTGCGCCAGCGCTGCCGCTGTGCCGGCGAGCACTGCTGCCAAAGCCGTTCCGTTGCCGGCAACTCAGGCGGACGGAGTCGGTACCTGGTCGGAAGAAGGGCTGGTCTTTCCCTTCGGCCGTTCCGCAGTGGGCGACCTGAGCGCGGCGGACCGGGCACGGCTGGAAGCCCTGGCCGCGCGGGTCGGCCAGCGGCCCGGCTCGGTGAAACGCATCGTCGTGGTCGGCCATGCCGATCGCATCGGCTCCGCGCAACGCAAGCGGGGGCGCTCGCTGGATCGTGCCCAGGCGGTGGCCGGGATTTTTATTGCCACGGGAATCCCGCCGGGGCTGATCGAGATCGTCGGCCGCGCAGATTCCGAGCCGCATGTGGACTGCTCTCCGGAGCCGCCGCTTGCGGCGCAAATGGCCTGCCTTGCACCGGATCGCCGTGTTTCGGTGATCGTCTACATGAGTGCGAGCTGA